In Conger conger chromosome 9, fConCon1.1, whole genome shotgun sequence, the genomic stretch ACCTCCATTTTGTACGCTTTTTGACACGCGTCTCCCCTCAAACTCCACCACGCACGTGCACTCCACTCCTCTCATCCACTGCTCCGCGGGGACCAGTACCCGGTTTTGGGTGGTCTCTACGGTCTCACTGCCGTCTTCCGTCCAGATGCTTTCGGTGGTCCCGCTCTTCTCTCGCCCGTCTATGACCCAGGACACGTGCGCTTGCGGGAGGACCCCCGGAATCACGCACACGAGCTGGGCGAACGGTCCGTGGACGTCGCCCGGCGGCAGGAGGATTTCGATGGGTGGGGGTGCGGTTTTTCTCTCTGCAATCGAAGGCGACCAACGCATGACTGTTATTTCGCATGACTGCCGGAATGCATTCCAGCGGTGTGGCTGACAATATGGTTTCATACATACTCATCGTAGATTGCACTATATGCTGAAAAGCAACGCAACTCAGGTCCATTATAATTTTGGTTCTACGAGAGGGGCCTACTACAACATTTAGCCAATTTAGAAATCGGCATAATAATGTGAAACGCAAACCCAATAAACCCAAAATTGAAATGTGAACCCACACTAATAAACCATGCGGAGGCAATGCTGCTTTCACCTTGTGTCACGATGACTTTGGATCCGTTGCCGATGTAGATCATTTTGCCGTACACCACTAAACAGTAGTAAGTCCCGGAGTCGTTCGCGGTTGCGTTTTGAAGGCCGAAGGAGCATTCAGTCTGCGCACTGGCACCAGCGGTCTGAAAGGGAGCCGTGTTCATGAAGGACACGAGGCTCATGGTCTTGGGTTCTATCTTCGTCCAAATAATGGTGTAGCAATACGTAGCAGGCATTCCGTTCATATTGCAGTGCAACCTGACGCCAGAACcagcctccacctccaccaACGCTGGAAACTGTTGCACCGCTGCGATcgaacataaaaacaaaaaaaaacattacacgtgttcttaaaaaaacagcaagcaaTCACTTAACCAATAATAATAACCGACTCACTGAAAACTAGatttacatgtaatgtacattTGCAGTTCAATTGTGTTTAGGCCTACATGGAAACTGAACCACAGTTATTGTGAGAATTGAGCACAACACAAAATTATGAGGAAATTTCAGTAATCAATAAACACCACAATTCATAAATTAACAAATGtgtaaaacgaaaaaaaaaggGACATTGGCTTACCCTCTAGGGTAAgagcacacaccaacagcagtaGGCAGGATATCATGTTGACGGCTTCGTAGAATTAATTGTGCAGTCTGTGCTTGAGGttacatttgtttcaaatgtgGGACAttctggcctggcctccctctACAAAATGGCTCTTGATTCAGAACTGTGGTCAAGAGACCACAAGATTGCACCAGCAGTCTGCAGGAAATGATGCGCACCCTTAcgtaaaaatttaaaaaagctatCTTTTGACACGCTGAAACACTAAACCAAACAATCAGTGTTAAATAACTACAGTTCATCCACATGTACTCTGTCAGAGTAACATGTACTCTTATTGGTGTTATGAGATAAAAATCTTTTTCctcaaaacattacaatgcTAAACAGTATCAGCTTACTTTCCTAATGGGGTTGGAGTGAGGTTTCTTAACTTCAGTGCCACTGCGAGACCTATCTTCAGTTAATTTCAGCGTTCAGTGGCCTCCTTTAACCACAGGAAGTGTTGACAGGACCCTGTAGACGTGCCTCTGTACTGTCACCTGTGTGCCGACACCCCTGAGGTGTCCTTTCTCGAGTCtttcagaggaaaaaaagaacaaaaggtGCCAACATTCACTGCTACGACGTTGAGTGTCGCGGTGCAGACTGTGAACCAGGTGGGTTTTTTTTCGCATTTGGAATGCGGTTTATTAAGTTAAGACCGGGGGCCACTTAGCTCATAACCAGGCCAGGGGGCCACTTTTGGGGGAGAGCGGATGGGGCCACACTGTCCGCACCCCCAGAACCCTAGCTCCTGCCACCGAGACCCGACAACGACACATCGGCCTGTGAATAAATAAGCACGAATTCTCAGTAAGACCGCTTCTCCGGTCTTAATCTCGACGAACACCAAGCCTCGTCCtaaactaaattcaattttgaattgaGATTTtcccatacaaaactcaatttagtccaggactaagcttaattgGTGTCCATAAATTTGGCCCATAATGTTCCACTATTCTGAATCCTAGACTACAAGGgatatttttacaaatattttcagtcCATCATGTTTGTGCCCTCCAGGACACTAGTACGTTATAAAAAAACGTAAacacttacattttatttctgctcGGTTTGAagagacattaaaataaatagtacCACGGTAAGAGAGTGGTTATGTGTGTATTTGGAGTATAAAGGGTTTATTTTGCATGGACCTTGAATGACATGTGAAGACCATGCTTCATTGCTTAAGAATTTtacttggaaaaaaaatgttaacagGATAAAGCATGATTAAAATGAGGCAAATGGAAAAAAGGGAGGAGGCAGTGTGGAATAACAGGCAGGGAAATGCAGGTATAACCCGGGGGTGGTAGGTTTGACTCCCCTGAGCAGCTGTATTAATGGATTTCAACTGCAAAAATGCAATGTCTGCATTGCGCCTAGGCCATAggcctccatccatccattatcttaacccgcttatcctgaacaggggtgccggggggctggagcctatcccagcatacattgggcgaaaggcaggaatacaccctggacaggtcgccagtccatcgcagggcacacacaccattcactcacacactacgggcaatttagactctccaatcagcctaacctgcatgtcttcggactgtgggaggaaacccacgcgaacacagggagaacatgcaaactccacacagagaggccccggccaaccggggttcgaacccaggacctccttgctgtgaggcggcagtgctacccactgcaccatccttgccgCTGTGCATAGACCTCATGTCTccaatttgtttttcacacgTTAGGTGTTTAACACACACATTGAAAGTTCTCACCTGGCTCCCGTAACTCAGTAATCAATAAAGTTGACGGAAAAATGCAGCACAGCAGCCACCGGAGGTCTAAAATGTTTCaagatattttattcatatcattacattaatggcatttggcagatgctcttatccagagcgatgtacagttaacttaagactaagcaggagacaatcctctgctggggcaatgcagggttaagggccttgctcaagggcccaacggctgtgcggaccttattgtggctacaccgggattagaaccatcgacccagtcatgtaccttaaccacttaaCCATCAGATCTGCGTTTAGTTACAGTTGAGTTGCAGCGTGAGCTGAGATGTCCATTTTGTGATCTGACTCATACTATATGTCAAGCTCCTAGGCTTCAGAAACATACAAATATTCAATTTAAAGTCGACTGGACCAGTGTGTGCTGGCCTGGTGAGGGTCCATCACTGAGAGGGTACATGTTACATGGGTTAATGAATGTACCATGAGACAGGCATCCAACCGTAAAACTCTGTTCTATACCTACAGCCACAGTAAGTTCATAtttacagtcatgtgacactCAACTTCCTGCAGCCTTTCTTAAAACTATAGCAACTAAGCTATTAAACTAAGCTTGAAAttgttctcattattattattaaaatatatcatTTATTGTCACTTATTAATGTCCTGATTTATGTAGATACATTCTATCAATAAAAAACAAGGCCATCTGGGTACAAGTGTTTGAAATCTGTCTATGTACAACGCTTCTGCCACTTTAACGTTTAAAAGATTTATTGGCAAATCAGTAAAActtttatatattaaaataaataataaaaaactaaaacatctccaaaacgtGGACCTGGGTTTTCCTTACTTCCAGGTCCAACTCAGGATGTCTCTGTTAGTTCACCTGAAGTGTGTACCATGAAGATCTCCTCCTTTCATGGTGTAACACCACTGCAAATGACAtatgaccccccctccccccccccaatccccacATACTTCCAAAtgcctccctgctgaaaaaaacagctcaagctatgttttgaaacagctggtagctggtaatttcaagatgcTCATAGCTGGACATCTGAGGGCAAAGTCATCTGAAACACTGGCAGCCACGTTTTCGACCACTACAGAAGTCATCTTCAAACTTGGACAGAGGGCAGTAATTGGGGACAAGGTTCTGCTTCCTTTGTGATTGGTTCTGAAGCACCAGTGGTGACAAGATCGGACAGAGCCCTGGTGACCGATAGATCAGGAGATCCAGTTACAGAAGAAGAGTTTCTGATCTTCCGTGCagtggctctggctctggctctctcCCCCATCAGTGAGCCGTCTGTCCGCGGTCTGCTCCTCGCTCGCCTGCTCTGTAGGCACGGAATGGCGGCCGCCAATCCCGTTCGCACGGGACCAGATTACCGCCGCTGTTCAAAGTGGGTGGAGGACCGCAGAAGTCCTGACATGTCAGCTGGGGGGGTCCCAGGGGGTCTATATTTACCAGGCCGGGATGGACCGGGCCTCCTTAGCACCAGACGTCCACACAGGGGGGCCCTGAAGATACCCCGCTTCGGACCCCAAAAAAGAGATTCCTGATGgccgtctgggtcctcagtggcTATGCTGATGGGGCGAGTGGGATCCCTGAGGCGGGGGCATCACTttcgggggaggaggagggggagggggcctgTGTgcaaataagagagagagatgagatgaGAGGGGATGGAGAGGCTTATAGACAACCTCAGATAAACATTCGCAATGCATAAAATTAGGTCTTAACTTCCGTACAGCGCACTAATTGCATGCATTTAGCatgcaaatgtttatttgttcgtttgGTACATAAATGGGGTGCGGAAAGGCTGTTGTCCCAGTAAAtgctgtagaacctgcacagctagaccaatgagggaatagctggaggtgaagggacgacaaGTTTTTCCCTGGCTGTTTTGAAGTGCATgagagattttaattatcatcctccgcacacggacagagcacaattatgtttaggaatatactgggtccgttgccacgggtcggatatggattgacctgccccatatcccgcttacagctggcctaaaacagatcagtaaaactcctaatattctccgttcgtaaacggggccgtattgaaagcttagtggttactatcgttccactcgtttatctgactccatttaagatatataattttgaaatttgggtttgaaatttacgcgaacctcgggagtgattacactcgactcgtacctgcgccactattactcaatatatgttctcgcgattaacattattgctgaatatctcagttcggtgtagaactcagaggctgagggtccagtcaacacaatacatgccatgatagttgcgagcccaggtcggcttagcattaactgggctccttagagctaatttgacatgaaccagcgccgtaacgcccaggggttcccttcgcgtcaaatcacaagagccgtgcctaaccgaccctttaagttggcagaaacttgctggcctcacagcttagaactatcacaccTGTACCAagctgccgatcggtcagtctttggtccccattgtccccctcaatattcagttgtaatttaggctgaaaaggtacaagatgaattagagtcatggagatcacgcaagttacaaacaaaataatttatttgcagacgggtaggcagttagcgtagaataacACAGTCAATTACGAATtgacaaattgaaaataaaaataatagagTGAAATAGTCTtgcccagcctgctttcgctacacacatatacagaatatgcacagtgtgggaagtcgagtgcgatcttccctgataggcttgtctccctggcttttatgccaaatcatgtgtttgatccaggcgacagtgccataaattagcctggtggggttgtcaaatctggaatttagacccccaccgttgggggttgttgcgtagggaaaatgagatgattaccaagagaggatgtgtaggttttcccttgagttattgaaactatggtttattaaaatccatttggtatgaaatgcatctcatctgattccttgattttactggatcacatccatacagattatcctaatgttttgttatggtgcagttatcatgaaacctccctcctgtgtatccattttaaatgtaattcatgttattactacaatgggcataatgcaatacaacaaggatcacatgggcaatgtttacaatattttaccgggtctattgaccatctcaacaacagttttgaggttttcatccaagagagtagtccctggggtaatgacagcagtgcccaaaggagggcactgtggtactgcctggagtctttccccctggaagtgaccaggtgtggggtcataagatagttcataaatgttttaggcacattcttttcccaggagttttaatggccctcatggcctaattgccccggaaccgctcatccacccaccatatatctatccCTTATCTTCTTGGCATCACTCGTCTGGAACTCCCCAAAAGTCACACTTTGCCTCCCTCCTACAATGCTGTCAATGCTCAGGGTGCAGGCTTTTTAGTCAGGATTTTGATCTTCAGAAAATCCTGAAGAAATCGCTTAAAGTGAGACGGTCAAAGACTCAATCGCAGGACTGCAGCTAGTCTGCCACTCTTGTATCACAGGTCTGTAGGCATGgcttgtgtagtgtgtgaccccccccctgTGACCTGGTAGCTTATGACCACGTGGATTTTGAAAGTtatggagagagaggttgccGGTGGGGGTTTCCCCAGTGACTCGGTCAGTGAAGGCCCACCTGGCAGGGGCTCCGGTGGCTCTGGTGGGACTGCCGGTTCCCGGGCCAGTTGGGGGCACCGGAGACCCTCTAGCTctgtgattcggcgtgatcccAGAGGCAGGGCGTGAGGGGGGGACCGCCGGCAGCTGcctggtgggaggagggggccgAGCTGGAACGTGGTCCTGCAACGGgcccgcaaaaaaaaaacacgtggCACCAATgaagaaccacacacacacaccacaggatTAGCTCAAAATCCAATGGAAAAAGGCTTAGCTAACACCAGGAGAGAGCACCTGACTCTTATGTAACCCTTTCAAAAGTTTTTCTAGAATGTTTTCTTCATTCTAAGTTTATGAGTCAGTTtctcagacacagattaagccaaGTTCTAGAATAAATTCTAtgctgaatggagattctcaaTAGAAAACTCAGTTTAGTACTAGATTAGTACTTAATCTGTGTCCCCGAAGGCGACCCCAAGTGTGCTAGAAATTtctttcaattgccagtacagtgtcagcattggaatgttcagttcagaacattctgaATCACATATTTTTGTTCTCATATCCTTGTTTTCCCCGATTTTTCTGATTTTCCCAACCCAACAAGTTCTGAACTCAGCCGAACTTGTCGACCTCCCGCCAGCAGCCGTTCCTGCCAACATCAGGAGGAGATGGCAGACACGTGACTCCTCCAGTTCATGCCTCTTCTTGCTATTTTCCACACTGCGGACACatcaccactcacacactgggCCAGCGTATTCTTAGTGGTGTGTCCGCAGGCGCCTGGTCTGGCCAGGAGAGGCCGCTATAGGGCGATGAGACCAACGGAAATGCTGGCTTATCCTCTAACATTCCTGGACCTGCAGCTATAGCCAGCAATAGCCGATTGATTCGACCgggactcaaaccacccagcaGGGCTCACGCTTTTGCTGAGAACGACTATCTTTACAGCGCTAGCCACCCAGCGGTCCTGGATCTCACATCAG encodes the following:
- the LOC133136147 gene encoding uncharacterized protein LOC133136147, encoding MISCLLLLVCALTLEAVQQFPALVEVEAGSGVRLHCNMNGMPATYCYTIIWTKIEPKTMSLVSFMNTAPFQTAGASAQTECSFGLQNATANDSGTYYCLVVYGKMIYIGNGSKVIVTQERKTAPPPIEILLPPGDVHGPFAQLVCVIPGVLPQAHVSWVIDGREKSGTTESIWTEDGSETVETTQNRVLVPAEQWMRGVECTCVVEFEGRRVSKSVQNGVTDYWGVCYATVAAYRVVVTALCLLSWVMVIAVAICVSRKQKIANTRNT